A region from the Triticum aestivum cultivar Chinese Spring chromosome 3D, IWGSC CS RefSeq v2.1, whole genome shotgun sequence genome encodes:
- the LOC123079966 gene encoding uncharacterized protein produces MEDPRAPQPPVPPPDPERLLRKLTAWGRRPRHGEDEDLLQPHATAPCSSCRCHFPPRAGGLMMEDPPSSLHRRRRCRFYFCFCCPLAHAIGGGLGAEEWSTSMDPASIDLRGGRGGGRKSWSSTSRGRRGGGKKSRPID; encoded by the exons ATGGAAGATCCTCGAGCTCCTCAACCACCAGTTCCTCCTCCAGACCccgagcggctgctgcggaagttgaCGGCGTGGGGAAGACGACCACGGCATGGGGAAGACGAAGACTTGCTCCAGCCACATGCCACTGCCCCGTGCTCGTCTTGCCGCTGCcatttccctcctcgagctggCGGATTGATGATGGAGGACCCGCCCTCTTCGCTCCACCGACGCCGTCGCTGCCGCTTCTACTTCTGCTTCTGCTGCCCGCTCGCCCACG CGATTGGAGGAGGACTTGGTGCAGAGGAATGGAGTACGAGTATGGATCCTGCTTCCATTGATCTCAG AGGCGGCAGAGGAGGCGGGAGGAAGTCATGGAGTAGTACCAGCAGAGGCAGAAGAGGTGGCGGGAAGAAGTCGAGGCCAATCGATTAG